In Alkalihalobacterium alkalinitrilicum, a genomic segment contains:
- a CDS encoding Leu/Phe/Val dehydrogenase produces the protein MKLFQYLENYDYEQMILCQDQTSGLKAIIAIHDTTLGPALGGSRMWKYDNEASAINDALRLARGMTYKNAAAGLNLGGGKTVIIGDPRKDKSEEMFRALGRYIQGLNGRYITAEDVGTTENDMDLIHMETDFVTGISQSFGSSGNPSPVTAYGVYCGMKAAVQEAFGTSSVEGLTVAVQGVGSVSYHLLKYLHQEGANLIVTDINKEAVEKAVVEFGAKSVDPNEIYDQQCDVFAPCALGAVLNDETISRLKAKIIAGAANNQLKEEYHGDLLHEKGILYVPDYVINAGGVINIADELQGGYNQNRAMKKVETIFDNVMKVFEISQRDLIPTYHAADRMAEERIEKARRGLRSKFLINPVSVLNRK, from the coding sequence ATGAAACTTTTTCAATATCTAGAGAATTATGATTATGAACAGATGATCCTTTGTCAGGATCAAACATCAGGCTTAAAAGCAATTATTGCCATACATGATACGACCCTTGGACCAGCTCTAGGTGGTTCGAGAATGTGGAAGTATGATAATGAAGCATCGGCAATCAATGATGCCCTTCGGTTAGCGCGAGGTATGACCTACAAAAATGCAGCTGCTGGCTTAAACTTAGGTGGAGGAAAGACTGTTATAATAGGTGATCCACGAAAAGATAAAAGTGAAGAAATGTTCAGGGCTCTCGGAAGGTATATTCAGGGGTTAAATGGACGGTATATTACCGCTGAAGATGTGGGAACTACAGAAAATGATATGGACTTAATTCATATGGAAACTGATTTTGTTACAGGTATTTCCCAATCATTTGGTAGTTCAGGGAACCCTTCTCCAGTTACTGCTTACGGAGTCTATTGTGGCATGAAAGCAGCTGTACAAGAAGCATTCGGTACTAGTAGTGTAGAAGGATTGACTGTTGCAGTACAAGGAGTAGGGAGTGTTTCTTATCACTTATTGAAGTATCTCCACCAAGAGGGCGCTAACCTTATTGTTACTGATATTAATAAAGAAGCTGTTGAAAAAGCGGTAGTGGAATTTGGGGCAAAGTCTGTAGATCCGAACGAAATTTATGATCAACAGTGTGATGTCTTTGCGCCATGTGCTTTGGGAGCTGTTTTAAACGACGAAACCATTTCACGGCTTAAAGCTAAAATAATTGCAGGGGCAGCTAACAACCAATTAAAAGAAGAATACCATGGGGACCTTCTTCATGAAAAGGGTATTCTTTATGTCCCAGACTATGTAATTAACGCGGGTGGGGTTATTAATATAGCTGATGAACTACAGGGAGGATACAATCAAAATAGAGCTATGAAGAAAGTGGAAACGATTTTTGATAATGTGATGAAAGTCTTTGAAATCAGCCAAAGAGATCTCATTCCTACGTATCACGCTGCAGATAGGATGGCAGAAGAAAGAATCGAAAAAGCACGACGAGGTTTACGCTCTAAGTTTTTGATCAATCCAGTTAGTGTATTAAATAGAAAATAA
- the npdG gene encoding NADPH-dependent F420 reductase, translated as MKTISIIGGTGNQGKGLALRLGAAGYPIVLGSRSSEKAIKVANEIKEQHGNINIEGVDNGTAAERGDVVILTIPFKSQNDILDPLKEKLSGKIVVDTTVALIPGKPPTTENVPEGSAAEKLQVILGSDVKVVSAFHTISAHMLEDMEKELKGDTLVAGDDAPAKEVVIELANKIGLRGLNAGPLKVSSTLERITALVIGMNIRYKKKSIGVDFTNV; from the coding sequence ATGAAAACGATTAGTATTATTGGTGGAACAGGAAATCAAGGTAAGGGTCTTGCACTTCGATTAGGAGCAGCTGGATACCCAATTGTCCTAGGGTCACGTAGTTCAGAAAAAGCTATCAAGGTTGCAAATGAAATTAAAGAACAGCACGGTAATATTAATATTGAAGGTGTGGACAATGGAACTGCAGCTGAAAGAGGAGATGTTGTAATACTCACTATCCCATTTAAGTCTCAAAACGATATTCTTGACCCATTAAAAGAAAAATTAAGTGGAAAAATCGTAGTTGATACGACAGTAGCTCTTATTCCTGGAAAACCTCCAACTACTGAAAATGTACCAGAGGGATCCGCTGCAGAAAAGTTACAAGTTATTTTAGGTTCTGATGTTAAAGTAGTTTCGGCATTTCACACTATTTCTGCTCACATGCTTGAAGATATGGAAAAAGAACTTAAAGGAGATACTTTGGTAGCAGGTGACGATGCACCTGCTAAGGAAGTGGTAATAGAGTTAGCAAATAAAATAGGACTACGTGGATTAAATGCAGGTCCATTAAAGGTATCTTCTACTCTTGAAAGAATTACCGCTCTTGTTATTGGGATGAACATTCGATATAAGAAAAAAAGTATTGGCGTTGATTTTACTAATGTATAA
- a CDS encoding nucleotidyltransferase family protein: MLKIGAVILAAGMSKRMGAPKLLLNFHGKPLFLHSVECAISSKLSPILIVGGKHIQSLQHYTRDLPVEVISNPNYEEGMATSFKLGVEAIGDKVDAIMVLLADQPFLPPMLIERIVQTYLHSRSEGTRIVRPRYSSLPGHPVLFDADLFTEFQGLKGDEGGRSIIKKHSQKLKLIDVENLMWGVDIDTPNELKKYENSPHFCI, encoded by the coding sequence ATGCTTAAGATTGGTGCAGTTATATTAGCCGCTGGAATGTCAAAGCGCATGGGAGCTCCTAAATTATTATTAAATTTTCATGGAAAACCGCTATTCCTTCACTCAGTAGAATGTGCAATTAGTTCTAAACTAAGTCCTATACTCATTGTTGGGGGAAAACATATTCAGTCTCTACAGCATTATACAAGAGATTTGCCTGTAGAAGTTATAAGCAACCCAAATTACGAGGAGGGCATGGCTACATCTTTTAAGCTAGGTGTCGAAGCTATAGGAGATAAAGTAGACGCCATCATGGTTTTATTGGCAGATCAACCTTTTTTACCTCCTATGTTAATTGAAAGAATAGTGCAAACTTATTTGCATAGTCGGTCAGAAGGAACTCGGATTGTGCGACCACGGTATAGTAGTTTACCTGGCCACCCTGTTTTGTTTGATGCAGATTTGTTTACCGAATTCCAAGGTCTAAAGGGTGATGAAGGTGGTCGGTCTATCATTAAGAAACATTCTCAGAAATTAAAATTAATCGATGTTGAAAATCTAATGTGGGGAGTAGACATAGACACTCCTAATGAATTGAAGAAATATGAAAACTCTCCACACTTTTGTATTTAA
- a CDS encoding XdhC family protein yields the protein MSRIQEAREVIKNIKKAWEHNKKTSLLMITEVRGSAYRQPGAKMMIADDGQMFGTLSGGCLENDLFEWSKEAIRNNTPITRQYDLSENDLWSLGIGCKGSLEVMIMPIDPQDGFWQRAFSLIPKNEPLSMVLEIPSGVRVLVDQNGDSWGDIDEVPKEIHRIARERKQRTRAEVISHGSRRFVIDTMKPSERLIIAGAGHDAIPLASVAKGVGYDVTILDPRKDFNNNFRFPDVSHMVAEPNEADSMLLSDCSWVIMNHQQNRDEATIELALKSNPRFIGVLGPLSRTEEMLTNIGASLSSGPLHAPIGLDLGAETIEEVAISIISELMMIRSGSSGSPLHGRTKIHA from the coding sequence TTGTCGCGTATACAAGAGGCACGAGAGGTTATCAAAAATATCAAAAAGGCTTGGGAGCACAATAAAAAAACATCGTTATTGATGATTACTGAGGTACGTGGGTCAGCTTATCGTCAACCTGGTGCAAAGATGATGATAGCAGATGATGGGCAGATGTTTGGAACTTTGAGCGGTGGTTGTTTAGAGAATGATTTGTTTGAGTGGTCTAAAGAAGCAATTCGTAATAACACTCCAATTACAAGACAGTACGATCTGAGTGAAAATGATCTATGGTCTTTGGGTATCGGTTGTAAAGGATCATTGGAAGTAATGATTATGCCTATTGATCCTCAGGATGGCTTTTGGCAAAGAGCATTTAGTCTAATCCCCAAAAATGAACCTCTTTCTATGGTTTTGGAAATTCCAAGTGGTGTCAGGGTTCTTGTAGATCAGAACGGGGATAGTTGGGGTGATATAGATGAGGTACCCAAGGAGATTCATAGAATTGCACGGGAACGTAAACAACGAACACGTGCAGAAGTTATTTCCCATGGGAGTCGGCGGTTTGTAATTGATACGATGAAACCTAGTGAACGTCTCATAATAGCGGGGGCGGGTCACGATGCAATTCCACTTGCTTCTGTTGCTAAAGGAGTAGGTTACGATGTAACAATATTAGACCCAAGGAAAGACTTTAACAATAACTTTCGATTTCCAGATGTATCACATATGGTCGCTGAACCTAACGAAGCTGATTCGATGTTATTAAGTGACTGTTCATGGGTCATAATGAATCATCAACAAAATCGCGATGAAGCAACTATAGAACTTGCTTTAAAAAGCAACCCTCGTTTTATTGGTGTCTTAGGACCTTTATCTCGGACCGAAGAAATGCTTACGAACATCGGTGCCTCTTTATCGAGTGGTCCTCTGCATGCGCCAATTGGGTTAGATCTAGGGGCTGAGACAATTGAGGAAGTGGCAATTAGTATTATATCTGAACTAATGATGATCCGGAGTGGAAGTAGTGGAAGTCCATTGCACGGACGAACCAAAATTCATGCTTAA
- a CDS encoding sugar kinase has product MRLCKQLKVVTAVTHKGINPEILTLGETMVLFQTVQDSRLQYASSLAKSLAGAESNVSIGLTRLGKRVGWLSRLGNDPFGDYIYSTLLGEGVDLSYVRRDKQYPTGVMFKEIKGAIDPGVYYYRKSSAASVWKSKELSQEMFEGVKTLHLTGITPALSSECKETSFEAIRLAKQAGAMISFDPNMRYKLWSAAEARQTFIELIKLSDIILPGIDEGELITGKQDPDSIAIDILALGAKIVVIKVGPEGSIAYTKEEGNLYKVKAPGFPVHQVVDTVGAGDGFAAGFLSAYLDQENMFDCLQRANAIGAMVTQYRGDWEGLPTLEEVESFISGRVAVSR; this is encoded by the coding sequence ATGCGTTTATGCAAACAATTAAAGGTTGTGACAGCTGTGACTCATAAGGGGATAAATCCAGAAATTTTGACTCTAGGAGAAACAATGGTATTATTTCAAACGGTTCAAGATAGTCGATTGCAATATGCATCATCTTTAGCAAAATCACTTGCAGGAGCCGAGTCTAATGTCTCGATAGGTCTTACTCGCTTAGGGAAAAGAGTAGGTTGGCTAAGTCGGTTAGGAAATGATCCCTTCGGCGATTATATTTATTCCACTCTATTAGGTGAGGGAGTTGATCTCTCTTATGTAAGAAGAGATAAACAATATCCTACTGGTGTAATGTTTAAAGAAATTAAGGGAGCAATCGATCCAGGAGTTTACTATTATCGAAAAAGTTCAGCAGCAAGTGTATGGAAATCAAAAGAGTTATCACAGGAAATGTTCGAAGGCGTAAAGACCTTGCATTTAACTGGAATTACTCCTGCGTTAAGTTCAGAGTGTAAGGAAACTTCATTTGAGGCTATTCGGCTAGCTAAACAAGCGGGCGCAATGATTTCTTTTGATCCAAATATGAGATACAAACTTTGGAGTGCTGCAGAGGCTAGGCAGACATTTATTGAACTAATTAAATTATCCGATATCATTTTACCTGGTATTGATGAGGGTGAACTTATAACTGGTAAGCAAGATCCAGATTCTATTGCAATAGACATATTGGCGTTAGGAGCAAAGATTGTCGTAATTAAGGTAGGACCAGAGGGATCTATTGCTTATACAAAGGAAGAAGGAAACTTATATAAAGTAAAGGCCCCAGGATTTCCTGTTCACCAGGTTGTAGATACAGTCGGGGCTGGTGATGGATTTGCAGCTGGATTTTTATCTGCTTATCTAGATCAAGAAAATATGTTTGACTGCTTACAAAGAGCTAATGCAATAGGGGCAATGGTCACCCAGTATAGGGGAGATTGGGAGGGACTTCCCACCCTTGAAGAAGTAGAGAGTTTTATTTCAGGCAGAGTTGCTGTTTCACGATAA
- a CDS encoding bifunctional 4-hydroxy-2-oxoglutarate aldolase/2-dehydro-3-deoxy-phosphogluconate aldolase has translation MGFYEWLKEYRLVAIIRGIETSSAVPVADAIHAGGVHLIEVTMNTDDAPQMISKLVDSSNGKMYIGAGTVLNKEMAKEAIAAGAQYLITPNVDEDVIKFGLERGIDVLPGVMTPTEIVKAYNAGAKMVKVFPSSSLGVSHLKELQGPLGHIPMVAVGGVNIDNVKSFFKAGAVAVGVGSSLIKKEAITQGNFDLLTQSANAFMQTIKGCDSCDS, from the coding sequence ATGGGATTTTATGAATGGTTGAAGGAGTATCGTTTGGTCGCAATTATTCGCGGCATTGAAACCTCAAGTGCAGTTCCAGTGGCAGATGCAATACATGCGGGAGGTGTTCATCTAATAGAAGTAACTATGAATACAGATGATGCACCTCAAATGATATCAAAATTGGTTGACTCCTCTAATGGAAAAATGTATATCGGTGCTGGTACCGTTCTAAATAAAGAGATGGCTAAAGAAGCGATTGCAGCTGGGGCTCAATATCTCATTACCCCTAATGTTGATGAAGATGTTATTAAGTTTGGATTGGAAAGAGGAATAGATGTCCTGCCTGGTGTAATGACACCAACTGAAATTGTGAAAGCGTACAATGCAGGTGCAAAAATGGTAAAAGTTTTTCCTTCAAGCAGTCTTGGAGTCAGCCATCTTAAAGAACTACAAGGACCGCTTGGTCACATTCCAATGGTAGCTGTCGGCGGAGTCAATATCGACAATGTTAAAAGTTTTTTTAAGGCAGGTGCCGTTGCTGTTGGTGTTGGTAGCAGTTTAATTAAGAAAGAAGCTATTACTCAAGGTAATTTTGATCTATTAACTCAGTCTGCAAATGCGTTTATGCAAACAATTAAAGGTTGTGACAGCTGTGACTCATAA
- a CDS encoding flavin reductase family protein, with amino-acid sequence MAKVILSEEQIDEYWSFLQPSRPAMLTTLNKDGTINVAPFGWNMPVSANPPRVSVALVNSPPNRTLTNIRREKEFVLNIPTMQVADKLVQASYQHPSDVSKFSVIGFQRLESRVIQTPGIAECRASLECRLFKEVDVGDHTLILGDVKVVSFEEEDYTKDLTLKIDQAWPVIHLDQYRKNGGQVHSFVKTAGLHNIFVPYNDR; translated from the coding sequence ATGGCAAAAGTTATATTATCCGAAGAACAGATAGACGAATATTGGTCATTTCTCCAGCCTAGTCGACCAGCAATGCTAACTACCCTTAATAAGGATGGCACCATTAATGTTGCCCCTTTTGGCTGGAATATGCCAGTATCAGCCAATCCACCTCGGGTAAGCGTTGCATTGGTAAACTCTCCACCGAATCGTACACTGACCAATATTCGTAGGGAGAAGGAGTTTGTGTTAAACATCCCCACTATGCAGGTCGCTGATAAGCTAGTCCAGGCGTCGTACCAACATCCTAGCGACGTAAGTAAATTCTCGGTAATCGGGTTTCAACGTCTGGAATCGCGTGTCATCCAAACTCCAGGAATTGCTGAATGTAGGGCTAGTTTGGAGTGCCGCCTCTTTAAAGAAGTAGACGTGGGTGACCATACATTGATATTAGGTGACGTTAAGGTAGTTTCCTTTGAAGAGGAAGATTATACAAAAGACCTTACCTTAAAAATCGATCAAGCTTGGCCTGTAATTCACTTAGATCAGTACAGGAAAAATGGTGGTCAAGTTCACTCTTTTGTAAAGACAGCGGGGTTACATAATATCTTTGTCCCATACAACGACCGTTAA
- a CDS encoding pyridoxal phosphate-dependent aminotransferase, translating to MIAERALSMPKSAIRQFFNLAQGLDDVIDLTIGAPDFTTPENIVNANVKASLEGHHYYSSNAGIMSLRKAIAAKFERDNGISYDPETEIDVTIGATEALGLLMMTLLNPGDEVILADPTWPNYITQILMAGGVPVRVPTYEEDGFSLQVEAVEAAITEKTRAILINTPNNPTGALLEKKSVQEFVELAKKHEVYLISDEVYEKIIYDENEHFSPASLPGAKEVVITVNSFSKSYAMCGWRVGYVAASENVIAPLLKLQEGMASCANTMAQMAAVAALEGPQDAVDEMVKRYKERRDLMVEGLNKIPGISVIKPGGAFYLFVNIKELGKSSQEFATELLKQTGVMTVPGSGFGEAGEGYIRICYAKSDELLQQALERINSFVSKEYSRS from the coding sequence ATGATCGCAGAACGTGCTTTGTCAATGCCTAAATCAGCAATTCGGCAATTCTTTAACCTTGCTCAAGGTCTAGATGATGTCATCGACCTTACTATTGGGGCACCAGATTTTACGACACCAGAAAATATCGTAAATGCCAATGTAAAAGCTTCATTAGAAGGGCACCACTACTATTCAAGTAACGCAGGAATCATGTCCTTACGTAAGGCCATTGCAGCAAAATTTGAGCGCGATAATGGTATTAGCTATGATCCTGAAACTGAAATTGACGTTACGATTGGTGCAACTGAGGCATTAGGATTGTTGATGATGACTCTATTAAACCCAGGGGATGAAGTGATTTTAGCTGATCCAACATGGCCTAACTATATTACACAAATCTTAATGGCAGGTGGTGTACCAGTACGTGTTCCTACTTATGAAGAAGACGGTTTCTCTCTTCAAGTAGAAGCGGTAGAAGCGGCTATCACAGAAAAAACAAGAGCTATTCTAATTAATACACCTAATAACCCTACTGGAGCCTTACTAGAAAAAAAGTCTGTTCAAGAGTTTGTTGAATTAGCAAAGAAACACGAGGTTTATCTAATCAGTGACGAAGTATATGAAAAAATTATTTATGATGAAAATGAGCACTTCAGCCCTGCTTCTTTACCTGGGGCCAAGGAAGTTGTTATTACTGTTAACAGTTTCTCTAAGTCCTACGCTATGTGTGGCTGGAGGGTAGGATATGTTGCTGCTAGTGAAAATGTCATTGCTCCACTCTTAAAGTTACAGGAAGGGATGGCGTCGTGTGCTAATACAATGGCACAAATGGCTGCCGTCGCTGCTTTAGAAGGACCTCAAGATGCGGTTGACGAGATGGTTAAGCGTTACAAGGAGCGTCGCGACCTCATGGTTGAAGGGTTAAATAAAATTCCTGGTATCTCAGTGATTAAGCCTGGAGGAGCCTTCTACTTATTTGTGAATATCAAAGAGCTTGGGAAAAGTTCACAAGAGTTTGCGACTGAATTATTAAAACAGACTGGGGTTATGACTGTACCAGGTTCAGGGTTTGGTGAGGCTGGAGAAGGATATATTCGAATTTGTTACGCTAAAAGCGATGAGCTTCTTCAACAAGCGCTTGAACGTATTAATAGTTTCGTATCTAAGGAGTACAGTCGTTCTTAA
- a CDS encoding ABC transporter ATP-binding protein: MAPLLEIKNLKKWFRSGQDTVHAVNGISLDIEPGEVVALVGESGCGKSTTARCVLKLTDPTEGQIIFNGTDISQMPEKKFRAYRRQIQMVFQDPTMSLNPLFTVRRTLAEPLKLQGLAKGPELEKRIIEILEKVQLGAQHLDRYPRQLSGGQRQRVGIARALITQPELVVLDEPTSALDMSVKLSVVNLLRKLQKDLNATYLLITHDMNTVKHLCSRVMVMYLGRIVEAGPVSEVFSNPQHPYTRALLSAIPVADPDAKKERMRLEGDTPSPVSLPKGCSLVDRCPLAEPRCAEKYPETRTLPGGHDVACHLVEETESVKMLEVK; the protein is encoded by the coding sequence ATGGCTCCATTACTGGAAATTAAAAATTTAAAAAAGTGGTTCCGATCTGGTCAAGATACCGTACACGCCGTAAACGGGATTTCACTTGACATTGAACCTGGTGAAGTGGTCGCTTTGGTAGGGGAAAGTGGTTGCGGTAAATCGACTACAGCTCGTTGCGTATTAAAGTTAACAGATCCTACTGAAGGACAAATCATCTTTAATGGAACAGATATTAGTCAAATGCCTGAAAAAAAATTCCGGGCGTATCGACGCCAGATTCAGATGGTTTTCCAGGATCCAACTATGTCTTTAAACCCTCTTTTTACTGTTAGACGAACATTAGCTGAACCGTTGAAGTTACAAGGCCTTGCTAAAGGCCCAGAGTTAGAGAAACGTATCATAGAAATACTTGAAAAGGTGCAATTAGGTGCACAGCATTTAGACCGTTATCCTCGCCAGCTCTCTGGTGGTCAGCGTCAGCGGGTTGGAATTGCGCGAGCATTAATTACCCAACCTGAACTAGTGGTATTGGATGAGCCAACTTCGGCTTTAGATATGTCGGTAAAGCTTTCGGTAGTTAATTTATTACGTAAATTACAAAAGGATCTAAATGCCACATACTTGTTGATTACGCATGATATGAACACGGTAAAGCATTTGTGTAGTCGCGTAATGGTCATGTATTTAGGACGTATTGTTGAAGCAGGGCCAGTTTCAGAGGTCTTCTCAAACCCACAACACCCATATACTCGAGCTTTACTTTCTGCTATACCTGTTGCCGATCCAGATGCTAAGAAAGAGCGAATGCGTCTAGAAGGGGATACACCGAGTCCAGTGTCTTTACCAAAAGGATGTTCTTTAGTAGATCGTTGTCCATTGGCAGAGCCGCGTTGTGCTGAAAAGTATCCAGAAACTCGAACCCTTCCTGGTGGACACGATGTAGCGTGTCATCTAGTTGAAGAAACTGAGAGTGTAAAAATGTTAGAAGTTAAGTGA
- a CDS encoding ABC transporter ATP-binding protein: MEELLDVKGLTVTFPQQQKINRVVDDISFSIRRNEVIGLVGESGSGKTVTATAVLSLTRQPAKIETGQIIFQEEDLLAKKETELQKIRGSQISMIFQNPRTSLNPLMKVGEQIARAYKIHSKYNNAEAKAESLKMLKLVGIPDPNARYDAYPHELSGGMCQRIMIAMALACNPDLLIADEPTTGLDVTIEAQIFDLIKELQKKLGMSVLLITHDLGIVAETCDRVAVMYGGNIVEMADVQTIFKEQKHPYSQHLIGSLLRLDQNSSAEIEIEDITPGIDYNTQGCRYANRCPVATEVCFSTKPVVTNVGDGHTVMCHLYGEEN, translated from the coding sequence ATGGAAGAGTTATTAGACGTCAAAGGTCTTACTGTCACATTTCCACAACAGCAGAAAATTAACCGAGTGGTTGACGACATCTCTTTTTCTATTCGACGCAACGAAGTGATTGGACTAGTAGGCGAGAGTGGATCGGGGAAAACCGTAACTGCTACTGCAGTTTTAAGTTTGACACGACAACCAGCCAAAATTGAAACTGGCCAAATAATCTTTCAAGAAGAAGACCTTCTAGCAAAGAAAGAAACAGAGTTACAGAAGATACGCGGAAGTCAAATCTCGATGATCTTCCAAAACCCACGTACTAGCTTAAACCCCTTAATGAAAGTGGGAGAACAAATTGCGCGGGCCTACAAAATTCACTCTAAATATAATAATGCCGAAGCTAAAGCCGAGTCTTTAAAGATGCTGAAACTAGTAGGGATACCGGATCCCAATGCTAGGTATGATGCCTATCCCCATGAGCTTTCAGGAGGTATGTGTCAGCGAATTATGATTGCGATGGCTCTTGCCTGTAACCCAGACTTACTGATCGCTGATGAACCAACCACTGGGCTAGACGTGACGATAGAAGCACAAATATTTGATTTAATCAAGGAACTACAGAAAAAGTTGGGGATGTCAGTATTATTAATTACTCATGACCTTGGTATAGTAGCGGAAACCTGTGATCGTGTAGCGGTAATGTATGGGGGGAACATCGTTGAAATGGCCGATGTACAGACAATTTTTAAAGAACAAAAGCATCCATACTCTCAACACTTGATTGGTTCCCTACTACGATTAGATCAAAATTCGAGTGCTGAGATAGAAATTGAGGATATTACACCAGGCATTGACTATAATACGCAAGGCTGCAGGTATGCAAACAGATGTCCAGTGGCAACTGAGGTTTGCTTTAGTACAAAGCCTGTCGTTACAAATGTAGGTGATGGTCACACTGTGATGTGTCATCTTTATGGGGAGGAGAACTGA
- a CDS encoding ABC transporter permease, which produces MNPSTETAEVTSPRKEKWYSLNQIFRHNLSLTTGLILLIFLLFVAIVGPLLTPYSPYETSPGNQYEAPSLSNPFGTDEFGRDIMTRVIYAAQLDLFIALSVTALALVVGALIGAVAGYYGGWVDLIISRIVDIMLSFPAFILALGVTAMLGNSIQNVILALSIAYMPYFIRLTRGEMLKLRNAEFADAARCIGTPKFKIMLVHLMPNAIGPALTQCTLTMGWAILDTAGLSFLGLGVKAPTAEWGVMIGNGVRDIFSGEWWTSFFPGMAVILAVLTFNLIANGMRKMKED; this is translated from the coding sequence ATGAATCCTTCGACTGAAACAGCTGAGGTAACGTCTCCGCGGAAAGAGAAGTGGTATAGCTTAAACCAGATTTTTAGGCACAATTTAAGTTTAACTACTGGTTTAATTCTTCTAATCTTTTTGTTGTTTGTAGCGATCGTTGGCCCATTACTGACACCATACTCACCTTATGAAACGAGTCCAGGTAATCAGTACGAGGCGCCATCATTAAGTAACCCTTTTGGCACTGACGAATTTGGCCGAGACATTATGACCAGGGTAATTTACGCTGCACAATTAGATCTGTTCATTGCATTGTCGGTAACTGCATTAGCTTTGGTTGTTGGTGCATTAATAGGTGCAGTGGCAGGATATTATGGTGGCTGGGTCGATCTTATTATCTCTAGAATCGTTGACATTATGCTATCATTTCCAGCCTTTATTCTTGCCCTAGGTGTTACGGCGATGCTAGGAAATAGTATACAAAACGTAATTCTTGCATTAAGTATTGCCTATATGCCTTATTTTATACGTCTAACCCGCGGGGAAATGCTCAAACTCCGTAATGCAGAATTTGCAGATGCTGCTCGCTGTATTGGTACACCAAAATTTAAGATTATGCTAGTTCATCTTATGCCTAATGCAATTGGGCCTGCTTTAACTCAATGTACACTCACGATGGGGTGGGCAATCTTAGACACGGCGGGATTAAGCTTTTTAGGACTAGGTGTAAAAGCACCAACTGCAGAATGGGGTGTAATGATTGGAAATGGGGTTAGAGATATATTTTCTGGTGAATGGTGGACATCGTTCTTCCCTGGCATGGCGGTAATATTGGCCGTCCTTACTTTTAACCTCATTGCAAACGGTATGCGGAAGATGAAGGAGGATTAA